From the Bombus affinis isolate iyBomAffi1 chromosome 4, iyBomAffi1.2, whole genome shotgun sequence genome, the window CGTATCGGGCAGTTGCCTCGCGATTTACAAGCCTTAATGGGAGAGTTATCGTTGTCGTCGTTAAATGTACATTTTATACGGAGCTTTTTTCGCCGCGTGCGTCCGGTCCTCAATAAAAGCGCTCGTAAACGAAACTGTCCCCCATTTTCGATAACTCAACCGACCGCATCAGCGTCGCGCACGAATTTCTTATTTCAAGCCGAAGCACCTTTTCGCGAAATGTTACCGGGGCCATATAGATAGCGACAGAGTAGTATCGTTCGAGGACACCACGAAAACCTTATCCGACCGAACGAAGATCGGGAATTGACAAACCAGAAACAACTAAAAATCCGCCACGACTACGACTAGGTTTCTTCGCTTAAGTAACGAAGCGTGATCGGCGAATCTTCCACCATGACGAAAATTTCGGGGTTCGAAGGGGTTGCGGAGGAATGGCCGAGCCCCATGGTATCCATGAGCACGAAATAAAACGAGTCGGATCTGCATAATTCATGGGGGAAAAAGGGTTTGCGTTTGGGGTTAGCCGCCGCCGCTGCCGTTCCGTTCGTCCTTCGGCGAGGCGTTCGTAACATATAGATAGAACGGTTCGTGCGGATCGATCCGGTCGGTACACCACGACAGGCCACGCCTGCGCGGTTAGTGCGTCGCGGGATTGGTCGAACCGCGCGGTATAAGGCGTAACCTGTCGGAGGCACCACCTAGACCACCGCACGTCTTCGTACGACTCGAAGAGCGGGTGGCGCGGAGGAGGTGAACGACAGCGCAGTCGACTATCTGCTCCGGTACGGAGTCGCTCGTATACCTTTTCCTCTCGCTACTCGTTCGTGTCTCCGCTGCAAGGACCGGCGTCCTTAAGCGACGCAACGCGTGAGGATCATCGTCTTTTTTTTCAAGAATCAACGGGGTCATTCTCGATTCGTTTCTCAGGTATCGAGTAGTTAGACTTGAAACACAAAGCTAGTGAGATAGGAGGAAGACAAAGGAGCAAATGGAAAGGGAGCGAAGAAGAACTTTCGATTAAAATCGCAAGAAAATTCATCGTTTGGGAAGTTTTGAGGCAGAATGCGGTAAAAGAAAATAGTAACCGCGACAGAGAAGCCTTCGAAGGCTTCAGGCCGCCGCAGCGATGCTGTTGCCGGCTGATATGCTGTCGGCCCAATCCAAGATGGTGTACCAAATCAACAAGTACTTCGGAGAACGCGTGATGACTAGAAAGAGTCAGGTGATGAAGACGATCCAAGAAGTGTGTCGCGTGGTTCAAGACGTTCTGAAGGAAGTCGAGGTACAAGAGCCGAGGTTCATCTCCTCTTTGACCGACTACAACGGTCGCTTCGACGGTCTGGACGTGATATCTCCAACGGAATTCGAGATCGTGATCTACCTAAATCAAATGGGGGTACTGAATTTCGTAGACGATGGAACATTGCCGGGATGCGCGGTGTTGAAGCTCAGCGACGGTCGAAAGCGATCCATGTCCCTCTGGGTGGAATTCATCACCGCGTCTGGCTACCTGTCCGCCCGGAAAATCCGTTCGAGATTTCAAACTCTGGTAGCACAGGCTTGTGATAAGTGTGCCTACAGGGACTCGGTAAAAATGATAGCAGATACAACAGAAGTGAAACTTCGAATCAGAGAGCGGTACGTGGTACAAATTACGCCAGCGTTTAAATGCGCTGGTCTGTGGCCCAGGTCAGCGTCTCACTGGCCCATCGCACATATACCTTGGCCACATCCTAATATCGTGGCTGAAGTGAAGACAGAAGGCTTCGACATGTTGTCGAAGGAGTGCATTGGTTTGCAAGGGAAACAGTCCGCTATGGAGGGCGACGCCTGGGCGTTATCGTTCATAGACGCGGAGAATCGCTTGCTTCAGGGTGGCAGTAGAAAGCGTTGTTTAAGCATTTTGAAAACTCTCAGGGACAGACATCTTGATCTACCTGGGAATCCGGTTACCAGCTATCATATGAAAACCTTATTATTGTACGAGTGCGAGAAACACCCGCACGAAGCAGAATGGGACGAAACGTGCATAGCAGATCGAATTAATGGCATTCTTTTGCAACTGATCTCCTGTCTACAGTGTCGCAGATGCCCACATTATTTTTTGCCAAACTTGGATCTGTTTAAGGGCAAATCGCCTAGTGGTTTAGAGAACGCGGCGAAGCAAGTGTGGAGACTCACCAGGGAACTATTAACGAATAGTCGAGCTCTGGAAAAGCTGTAGCGAAGAAAAATTCTGATGTGTATGGATCATCAAGAGCGAGGAAGTATCTACTATTTCGAGCTCTATGAATTAGTCAAAGGAGCGATCGAATGAAACGCTGAGATCAAAGAAGATCGTTTTCCATTCAGCGATCTTATATATTGGAAACGCGAGTTGAAATGGAAACCTAAACTTCTGGACATCGCCGGAAGAATTTTCAAGAAGCTGCTCGGCCATTATAGAGATTTTGAATCTCGTTTGCAAGTTGCGCTGTGTGTGCTCGAAAGAGAAAATACGCGTGTGTGATTTTGTGATTCACGAAGCCCGAGGACGATCGAACCAGTGCCATAAATACGCCGACGTCGAGAGTCTCCGTTTTAGTTTCGAGTCGCCGCGCCGACGGCAGCTATGTTGAATTACGATACTCGAACGATACCTAACTCTTAACCGGTGTTACTCGATATGTTGCTCCATTCCGTTGTTATACCGTTTCGTTTTAATTAAGATATGTTAAGGGTACCGTCGAACATTCGAAGAAGAAACAAGTGATTCGACATAAATCCAAAATTATTTATGATTATAAATGAAGTTACGAATGAAAAATTACGGCAGAGTCATCGGTTACGGGTTATGCTTAATTTCTTTCTCTGATCGAACTGTCCCTTTTCTCCTGTCATTATGTACATACTATTTGAAAGATATTTATTGAAAGTGTACACGAGGTATGTGAAATACAATGCTATTTATATGGAACCGTATCCAAAGTCGTCATTTTCGTCTGTCAAGAGCAGAACACCCACTCCTCACCTACTCGAAATTTACACGGGAATCGAACTCGCGTAAATATTCTTTGGACGTATCATTAAATGGTTCGCGTACGTTAATGTCGTTGGTTAGCTCTCGTAAATTTTGTTTTCGCGCTTTTTCACCGCCGGAGAAACGGATCTCAAAATTGAATAGAATCTCACGTCGTTCGATTCGGCTGCTGTTCAGTGGATATTTCGATAAAGTATTCAGGCAAGTGTATTTTTTTTTGTGTGTTTAGTCTTCGCTCTAAACAGATTGCTGTCGCCACAGCAATCTTCCATTTGTCTTTACTACATAAAATTGAATAGAAATAAAGTTTCCAGTGAGAGAAGAGAAGCTTTTAGTCGTGATGATATGGATTATAAACGTGAGTTACTACTTCTCACGTTATTGTTAGTGTCGTTATCGTTAttgttcttgtttttttttccaCCGGTTTTGTATGCTGATAGGCAAATTGCACTTTAACGGGACGGGGGACTCATTCGTTATTTATGTAACCGGGTTATACTAGTTTCTGAACTTATACACGGTTAACCATGTTTGTCATCAGGTACGAAAACTACATTTGTTACATGTAATTTTTTTTAGTTCTGTGAATAACGAATTTTGTTTTGTAAACGAAATGTTGCATTGAAATTCTTTGGGAATTATGTAACGTCCCAGCTATGgttcttgataaattttaaaagctACATTAAGATGGAGAGGAAAAATGAAACTCAAGCTAATACTAAAATTTGGAACTTCATAGAAAAGTACCATACTTTAATTGTTACAGAGTATCTAATATTCGAACCGAGAGATTCAATTAAATGCTATGGTTCACCGATTTAATATCTTGAAAGTATTCTTTTGTATcgtgaaatttgaaaatctCACAAAATACATTCTTTTGTATGAGTAGAGAATATGTTAAACTATGTAAAACTTTTTACTATGAAATTTTCACATTATCACTCATGATAAAACTAGAAATAAAACTAACTATTCGAATAGTCTTGCACATGACACATAtgcaatgtacatatatatatatatatatatgcataataAGCAAAAATGATGAAAACGAACGAAAAAAATGTTACCTATTAGCCAATTATGTTCTATTACATCACATTGTGTTTTTCCTAATTTTCGTACGTGCCAATTACAAGAAAATATAGGAATGAGTATGAAACGACACTTTAAATACAACCTGTTCGTCAGCTTAGTAATCGTCGGATTAGCAAAAATTAGGATCGTAGAATATCTAACGACATGTACGAAGCGGATGCACGCGTGTAATCGATTTGCGGATGCGAACGTCCGTGTGAGTGATGTGAAGCAGCGGAAAACTGGCAACAATTCAAACAAAAATCGCTAATATCCGTGTTTACAGTGCGTGCAtcaagaaattttcaaatagtcGTTTGTTACGCGTTTAATTTATACGTTCGCAAAATCCACCATAAACTGCAGCGTCCATAAGTGTAAACGTCCAATGGAATCATATCGGTTATAGATCAAGAAATAGTCACAGTCAtagtatattaattaatatttctgtCTAATATGCAAACAGACCTGATTAATCATGGCTCGCGACTGTTACATAAGTTTTCGCCGAGTTCCGAATGAAATAAGTAAAATTAGAGCAAAACCGCGTCCATGTTTTGAAATTATCGTTGTATTTAGTCAAGTTACTCGTTTATTCGTTTCCGTATTATTTGCGAATTGTTTATAAAAATCTAAACTTGCACACTAGCTGTTAAGAGTGGGAAATTGTTTTAATTTGTTCTAGTCTCATATTAAATTAGTAATTAGAAGAGAATTAAGTGACTTTCGTTGAAAACCATCTTTTACGTTGCACATTGCATTTTCTTAATTACCAATTTATAATATCATAAACATTTTTTAGGTATATTATATGCTACTAGTAGACTTTTACGCGTTTTAAAATGCGAACTAGACAGTTTCTCTTTAACTTTCTATTTTCctaaagaaatttttttttgtacaaatacagaaatagaaaatatttatcgcgtgttagattttcataaaaaattcgcGTGTTGTTGGTCTTTAGTTCAACGCTAATCTCGAGATCAGCGGCATTCTAGTCAACCAACGAACGAACAGAATGCGTTTGTTCGAAGAATAAGCAACCATGCGACGATTTCGTCAATCTCTAAGCATGAAATGAGAAAAGAATGATGAAATAGAAAGGAGAAATACATCATTTAAATTAAGGACGAAAACAAGCGACACACGCGACAATATTAACAAGCTCCTTTGCCAAATTTACAATTTCGTAGCGTGAACATTATCGCTGGTCCGTGGTTGCGTTCGTGGATTAAATATTAAGCAGTCATGCGTGCGACAAATTACCACGGTgaataaatttacatatttatctaGTTAATACCACGACTTTCAGTAGAAGGAAAACAAAAGTTGACTGGTAAGTTCGTCGAAAAAGCCTTCAGTGAACAACGAagaaactctacaagcatgccacaattcgagtgcaattttattaataaatcttTTCCGATCTAAAAAAAAATACGTTAGATCACCGTTAAGGAATTTTTCGATTTTCCcccgaaagaaaaaagaaacgtatTTTCTGAACTCATGTTATGTCTGGGTTGTGTAGAATTATTGAATGCAGATGcagaatacaaaattattttggtTTTTGAAATTCAATGTATGCAAGATTCAGTTTATCGAGCGGGAAATAGTATTGCCACGATGATTTAAATCGTACAcgtattgaaatttaaattgtttaaattattCCAAATTAACACAAATCTAATTCATCGGAAGATATTATCGTATTTTTCGAATCCTCTCAAGATCGTAGATATTTCTTTCGTAagaagttatatgtatatattcttCTCTATCGTATCTCGTGAAGAATGTTAAGATGTATTTGACTATTTTTACGACCCaacaaatgatttaaaaatAAAGTGACCCAGGCCAAACAACGTTTTCTAGCGCATCTCAATCGTATTaatactttctttcttttaatataatataatataatctttTATCCCTTCTCTACGATCGAGTACCTTCAAGTACCTCCTACGTACCTCCCCCACAAGACTCCAGAACACGCGTCCTCCTTTTCGAAGCCAGTTTCTCGCGGTGAGTAAAACACATTACGAAATTCGGCGTACTCGCCAAGAAGGAAGCGGGGAAAAAATTATGGCCGCGAAGCCGTCGAAATTATCAAAGTGGCGAGAATCGCGGAGGAACGATGAGgtccccacgtaaaaaagaaaagaacaagaaaacagaaaaaatgaaagaaaaagtaaaaggaaGGGAAGAGGAAAGATCCAGACACGGTATGCTAATGAAGCCAGCCGTTTTCCTTGTTTTTGCCGCGATGTTCTTTGCGAACCCCGCAACAGATTCGACGCGTCGAACCGCCTCTCACGGTCCACGATGGGCGATCTCGAGATCGATCTTGGCCGTGGACCCCCGTGAAAACACTGTCTCAAGATCCGCGGAAACGGGTTTCTTGATTGGCGGTATCGATCCTTAAAGATAATCGAAGAGAAACTGAGACAAGACAACATGTGGTGGATGAATGTCTGCTTCTTTTCTTGGGATGGACGTTCACGAGTCATGCTCTTTATTTCTCTCTCGTTCGTTCAAAGAATTTTCGAAACAAAAGGAGActacaattaaaagcaaattcGAATTACGAAAGCTTAAACGAATGTCACAATATTAGAGTCGAACGATGTTTTACGGTATTAATTCATCTTAATTCTTTGGAATTTGAGTTGCATTTTACATGTTATATCTTAGTTTAAGTGGTTCGAACTGGTTCGTGTATAGTAAACTACTTTCAAAAGCTGTTTGTAGTTGTACGCGCAGTTATGTTCTCCTTTTTCTTATCTAGGTATAGAATACCTACCTAATTTCTATCTAGGCGAAACACTTTGATACTCAGGAAATCGTTAACAAATTCTACAGTGGCGATTATTTACTCACAATCTATTTGTCTacctgttttcttttttttttttttttatcagtgTTGATAAAGTCCAAGCAATTGTGACATAAAAATAGGAATCGTCCATTTTTAACAGCGTGCGATTTAAACGTTACATGCTTGTGTATTTATGTCcttagttttctttttattactatATGAATTTATTTTAACCTTTTATTATTACAGTTTTAACGAGCCATCTGTTTCAGTTGATTATTAATTCTTATCTTTCCCatcaaaattgaaaattataatatactgTAATTTACTTGTTTTACAAACAAGGAAACATCCAGTTACAGAGGGTTAAAGGAAAGTAGGGATAAAAAGAAGTTAATAAGAGATTTTTTTGCTGATCATCGGCTAATTACATACTTGGCCATTTTGTAATCTTAGCTAAATTGCAAATAAGCTCGCCATATATAACTAGAATGCCAATTGCAGGAACACGGGCAGTATATGTTGGCAATAATTTATCCATCCATTTTCTCTGCGCAAATCGAGGATATGCATTAGCGCTATCATGATCGTTTCCACCAAATCGCACTCCACTAAACTCTTATTTATCTATATTGGAAGGAACTAGTCGATAATACCTGCGCATTCAAGGAAAACCATGCAACTCGatattttcttacttaaaacgttttgcttaatatttttttacttttcaagtagtgttgaaatatttcaagttaCTCTTCCTTTTAGTTTATAAGGAGAGCTACAATTATACAAGCTGTTACAAGATAATTACTGAATATTCTAAACTAATCGAAGAAAAACAAGAAAGTGGGAAATCAttggtttcttttttttttcacttcTCAGATGGTAGATAGGACATCTTAACTAAGAAGAGCAAGATTATAATACAGGTTTTCAAAGTCAACGGAACAGAAAAAAATGAACGAAACAACTCGCGAACGCGAGGAAACTCTATCCAGGAAATATCTTTTtaacgtaaaaaagaaaagagacagAAGAGAATATATAAGGGACACAAAGAAGAAGCAGAGCACAGAGGAACAGAAAACACAAGAAGAAGAGCGTAGGCAGAGAGGCCGCGGTCGCGGCTCGTCCTCCGGTTCTTCGCGGCTGGTCCACACGGCTGCCGAGACCTCCACCGCTATAAAACGCTCAGATAAAGCCGCGATGTTTATATGCGTGGATCGCAGCGAGAGGAGTGCCGTGTAGAAGGAAAGATATACCTGCCCGCGTGCGGCCGCCGACCAAATAATAAGACAAAAGCCGGGGGTGGACGACGCGGAGGAACAAGTAAAGGGCCAGGACTCGCGAATCCAGGGACCGACCGACAAGGACGGGGGAACGAACAAGGAGGGAAGGAAGCCACGAGAAGAAAGCGGTGTTCGATATTATTGGAATAAATTTTCGTTTGAACGAACaacagaattttataaaataagataTCCATTATTCGTTCATtcaatttcttatttatttgatcgttgttttttttcattcaatgtaattatttttcgattcaTTTCGGAAAGAATATTTGGATTCGTCGCCAACGCTAAAAAATGCTTTTCTATGACAAATTAATCAGTGTTCTACTTCGATTGACCAAGAGAAGTGGGGAATTACGAGAACAAACGACGATAGAGCCAACATTGAGAAATTTTAAGAAAGTCAAAACACGCATCCAACATAGGGGAGTATCGGAGACAGCAAACTGATCGAAAGGGTGCGACGGGTGcgcaaagaaaagaagagaaccAGACAGGAATGCACGGATGAATACGCCACATTGCAGAGGCTGTAGGTAGAGCTATGCTTATCTTAAAGGTTCTGGCTCTCATTAAACTGCCTCTCTCCGCTTCATCGGCAGCTTCGATCGATCGCACGGATCGCAGCCAACCTGCCATGTACGTCAATCTTCGTGCATATGTGCTGACGTTCGTTGACGAGTGTGTGTGGGCATAAAAAGAAGATCGACAGGCTGATCATTCAAAGGACACGCGTCAGTTCCGTTATCGTGCTTAAAATTTTGTTAACCCTCAATTGTATCGCAAGGCGCCGATAAGAATTTaggttaaattatatatttaattgttcTACGCGATAAAATCAccataatatttaaattaaggTAACACAGGTTAAAATTAAGTATCCTATACAATAAAACTTTTTACCTCTGCAAATAAACCATTAGAACAAAAATCTACTTGGTcaacatactatatcgatgatTATAGAAAAAGCAAAAGGCACTTTCCGAAAAGCGGTCTAACGTTTAGAGATCAAAATGATCGTAGACTTATAAATTATCATGAActattcttttaaatttcaaCATTTTCGACCATAGTAAGCACAACAACAAATGGCATTCGATCGACGAAACGGCAGATTCCGTGAAAAGGGAtccagaaaatatttttcagatCGGTGGCATAATTATTTCAACGGGATCCGTCCATTCATTTCATTGTCCAACATGTCGCGTCCTCGACATCCCCGAGTTTTATTGGCGGTCCCGGGAACGCGGTCGTGCTCCCTCGCGCGCTCGCACACACGTTTCACCCCTTTTCGGCCCTGCCGGCCaaagaggagaaaaagagaagagacaAGGGCCTTACCTACCGATCGGTAACGCGATACCCCACGAACGATTCCTTTTTCTCCTGTGATGCACGCGCGTAAGACCGACCAGCGACACGCTGAGACCGCTCGAGCCTTCGAGCCGGCAAAACGAGATTGTAAAAATAACGCGGGTGTCCCCGCTCGCACCCCCGTTCCCGAGTCGCGGCTTCAAATCATGTCGAAAACAGGGGGAAAATATAGGCTTtgaaattcgaaacttttttagAGTGCACTGTTTCAGAGGGGGAATATAAGTACGATGGGGCGGATGCAGGATTGCGGATGAATCAGGTTTTGCAGGTTTTATACGCGCGTTGATAAATATTCGCTAATTTTTAGGAATTTTGTTTGCAAGTACGTTTACCATACGAATCGATGTCTATATATTGATTGTTgttagactgcggatatttatgcaatcaAGTTCGGTGTTTATAAAGTTAATTAAGGAAATGGTGTGAAGGCAGATGTAACATGCGCTATactattcatatttttacacGTTCTAGTGATTCGTATTAGAGTGCTGGCGTTTTGATAAGGAACACGATAGTTCTACTTGAAAATTCAAAGATGCTCGATAAATTAACTTGCCTGATCGTACGTGTGAAATcatattttgtaacatttttgAAATCGTTTCATTAGATATCCAATGGAATTACATGTATAGCGTATGGCGACTTCGTGTTAATTTAAACGAAAATGGTTGAACCCGAAGTCAAGGAGACAGAATTTATACAGTTCTTAATCTTGTGCAGTCTGGTGGTTTCGCTCCAACTGAGCATAAAAAGCGACCGTCTAAGCCGATTGGCTGTTGGAAATAGAGGGATAGTACTTTTATGTAGAATAATTAGTAAAATGGAGGATACTTGGAGTGAAAAGATTAATCACAGCGTAGTGTGACATAAAGCTGCGAGTGAAAGAAAAAATTACGAGCCAATAGACAGatagaatttttatatacaGAAGGATAATCACGCAAAAAGCTGATTTGTTATTGAAATTCATGAAGCTGAATAAATTCCGGGAACTCAATTGAAAAACGTGCATATCCGTGTTTTGTAAGAAGTGTCTGGTCGTTTTACTATGAAAGACAGCCATTGCAACATGCAACCATGTCAACTGTTTATTCAATAGAATAAATGTACCTATTcgtatacgttgtagcgtaatttATTTCTTTACAATGCAAATGCAGGCTGGTTTTGATTCTTATTCATTTATTACGTTAGTTAAGCGGCGTAGTAAATGTATCTTCTCAACATAGGTTATTGAAATAGTTATATTCTGAGAATGTTTTTGAATATGTATTATACAAATACTGGACCCTACTTGATATTTACGTACCTACATGTACTTCTAAGATAACAAGATTTTAATAGCAATCGATATTAATGGAGATCTACCTTCTTTGGTACTAGATGTTTGAAAGAATCGACGTCACGGTAGTGTAGCTGGTTTTGATAAAACTGGAATGTCGAAATAAATACTGTCATCGTGGCTCTCGTAGAAACCACTTTTCTTCAATGGTAATATAGAGATATAGATATCATCAACGAATTACCATCTAAACAAGAATTTCTGTTACTTGTTTTAACACTAAGCTACATAATGGACACTAAAaactttgaacgttatataataaattaaagcgAAAACTATAAATTGATTTTCATCGTAATAGTTCGAAACTTACACTGTCacaaacaaaaaacaaatttaGCTTTTAATATACTATTGGTCGACTATTTTATGCAAAAACTAACAACTTATGTTGCTGAATGTCGTTAATTGCCAGATGGGAGGATAAGCACGAATAGTAGTAGTAAATAACAAAAACTTCGCTTTAcagattaatttcttttttctcgccTTAAAAGAGTAAAAGTTATAGAACATTCTGATCAATAGCGGAAGGAGATCGTTAAAACTGCCTCAAAATAGGAAAACATCTCTCTCAAGCGACACTTCCTTGGTCACATGTGCGCTTTCGCCAACACGTTAGCCGACCCACTACTCGAGACCACTTACCAGCGACATTATCCTACGAACCGTCACAGCTTTATGAGCAAAACCACTTAGTGTATCGCTGGCGCAAGAGGTTCGGGTCATCGCATGCGTATGAAACATTGATGAAGTCGAGGTCGGGGTGATACGCTGCGTCTTGGACTCATGAAAATATTGTGTCACGCGAAATCCTTCGAACCGGATCGACCACGAACTGTGGTCTCTGGTCGAACAAAAAGCTGCTGCAGCAATATTAATAACGACCTTCGTTGAGGGATTATTGTCACGCAATGTCTACTCTACGAGATCAACGAGATGCTCATCTCCTATCTAACGTTTTTACGTTTATTCCTCTACCAGTTCTAGCAGACAGTCCGACAAAAAGATCTCGAAGAGAATTTCTATAATGCCATTGCGAATCTACGTTCTTGTTGCCACGATATCTACGTTCAATTTATCTTCTTTGTGCTTTGTAAAATTGGGATTTCCTAATAAGCGAATTCTGGATCTATAtagaatttcatatttttattaatataactaAAGACATGAAACCTATACAAAGACTTATTTCATCCGTTACATATTACAACAAGTACTTCAATTTTGAatattctttcttatttttataaacCACGCGCACCTTCTACGTTTTTGCACGTTTAAAGTTCTTATAAATTCATAACAATCCGTAATCTATTAATAAGCATATTTCAAGTATCGTATACCCGCCGTCATATGTAAGTACATGCCTGATGCTTAAAAAAAGTCCTACTTTAATAGTCGCCACAGTCTCAGTTGCCATACTGTTCAAAGTCGAAGGATTTATCTCAGACGTTTAAGCGGTCGATATGAATACGACCGTAAATGAAGCGACTAAACGTGTATCAATACTTAATAAGGTAACCAGTTAGGTAATCTTTCGTTTATGAAGTCCGTGAACGAGTTGTTATCACCGTAGCGAACGATCGAGTCGCGATTCGGGTATCGTTCAACAAGTCCAACAAGTCCATTCGACCGGTTAAATATACTGGAGCACAAAGTATCTACAATTAATGTTGTCCTTACGATATCAACACCGGATAGTCCGTATCATTTCAACTTATTTGCACGTTACAC encodes:
- the LOC126915844 gene encoding protein mab-21; amino-acid sequence: MLLPADMLSAQSKMVYQINKYFGERVMTRKSQVMKTIQEVCRVVQDVLKEVEVQEPRFISSLTDYNGRFDGLDVISPTEFEIVIYLNQMGVLNFVDDGTLPGCAVLKLSDGRKRSMSLWVEFITASGYLSARKIRSRFQTLVAQACDKCAYRDSVKMIADTTEVKLRIRERYVVQITPAFKCAGLWPRSASHWPIAHIPWPHPNIVAEVKTEGFDMLSKECIGLQGKQSAMEGDAWALSFIDAENRLLQGGSRKRCLSILKTLRDRHLDLPGNPVTSYHMKTLLLYECEKHPHEAEWDETCIADRINGILLQLISCLQCRRCPHYFLPNLDLFKGKSPSGLENAAKQVWRLTRELLTNSRALEKL